The Reichenbachiella carrageenanivorans region GCCAGTAGATCAGGGCCAGACTGATATTGCTTTGTGCAAACACGTTAAGGTCAGAGAAGAATTTGTTTCTCAAAAATTCTTGCTGCTCGTCTTCGTCCATTTTGATAAATTTTTTATCGTCGGCTATAGATTGATCTATTTCGAAAAGTATTTTGAACCCGCTGATTCTATTTCTTTTCCAAATGATGCTGATAATCTGTTCATCTGTGAGTGTTTTTAGTTCTATCGTGTAGCTAAAAAATTCATTGATATTGATGGTTTTTTGAAGGTATGACCAGGTATATATTGTTGTGCTCGTTACCCAAAATACATTTTTGTAAGTTTTGTTGATGAGTTGAAAAAGCAGCACCATAGCGCCAAACCCATGCACCTTACGTTGATAGAGGTTTTGAATGTCTTCGAGTACCACTACACGCTTGGGAGAGTCGTTTAGGTGGTTTATGATATCGTCTACCGTTTGAAAGGTTTCTTTTTTGAATAGACTGCGCATAGTCTGAATAAAATGCTCTTCACTGCATTCGTTGCCACGAATGGCTAGCCGTGTGACGGTATAAGGGAAGCGAGCCTCATGCAGGGCATAGTTGAGAAAGGAGGTCAATCCGCCCCATTTTTCCCCTAGTATTACTGTGGCGGCATAGTGGCCTTTGCCCCAGCTATCAAATGCTTTTTTGAGTGTGCTCAATTCTTCCTGTCTGCCTTCGAATAGCTCCAAATCTTCGAGCGCTTCTATTTGATAGAGGCGCTTATAGATGAGCGGTAGCTTGTCTATGGCCTGCTGAGATTCGAGTAAAAAGTCGGATACTTGTTTGGAGATTTCTGCTTTTTTGGCTGTTAGTACAAACTTCTCACTAAGCGCACTTACGCTGTGGCGAGTGGCGTTGTATCCTCGGAGTAGTATTAGCTTGAGGTTCTTCTTACGAGCAGTCATTTTCTGCTCCAATTTCAATCGTACCTCCTTGGCCTGTTTGGCGGCTTTGGCTTTGGTTATTCTCAAGCGTAGCTCTCTTACATTCTCATTGAAGGTGAGCTCCATGATGTCCTGACAGAAGTCATTGACTGCTGCTTCGAGCGCTTCGCCATTGGCAGCAATCGATTGGTTCAGTGTGGTTCGCTCTTCATCTAGGCGTGCAGCTGCTCGTTTGAGCCCTTCGGTAGCGATGCTTACTGCTTGATCGGCATCTTCTTCATTATCGAGTGCTGCTATAGCCGAAGACAAGCTGAAAGTAATGACATGATCAAGGTCTTTGACATGATCAGCTGTGTTTTCTAACGAAGCAAAAGAATCTTGTTTGATTTTGTTGATTCTTTTTTTGAAACGAGGTAGTTTCTCAAAAGCAATCAATTCGTGAGGAGAGATGATATGCAAGTCCTCAGACTTCATAGGACTGTCGTATCTGTCGGTTTTTACGATGATTCTTTCGTCCGACAAATGTTCTACTTGCTGGTCTATACTTACCTCGAGTTTGTTGATCAGATTGATCACAGTCTGGTTAGACAGCTTGTCGCAAAGTCTAGGTACTACTTCCTTGTCTAATTTTTTAACAGCCTGATAGTTTAGCCGTTTCAATTCTTTCTGAAACGACTCGTGCTCTACGCCCACAGTTTTAATTCCTTCTTCGATAAACAACTTGATTTCATCCATTTCAGGGCCAATGTAGTCGTCTATCTTTTTGAATTGAGCCGTTTGGAATTCGGTCAAGCTGCCTAGAGTATTGTGTTTGAGCAAGTTGATATTTAGGTCCAATCGCCACTCTTCGAAAAAGGCATAGTTGGTGTTTTTCCAAGACAAATCGAAGGCACTCCACTTGCTTTTGGCTGTCTCTATCTTGGAGGAGATGATTTCATCGGCAAGTCTTCGGGCAGGTAGCTCTAACGTGCCCGCTTTTTCATACGCTAATAAAAACTGCTCGGGATAGGCTGCCGTGAGATTGTCTAGCTGACTAGTGAGCTCAGAGGTCAAGGTGGCTTTGAAAGCCAAAACCTCTTCTTCGGTGAAAGAGGTGTGCTCTGTCTCTTGTTTGTCCAGTTGCTCTTCCCAGCTTTTTATTTCCACATATTGTGAGGTAATAGCAGAGTAGTAGCTAGCCGTTATTTGCTGTAGGTCGAGTATCGTTTCGATCATCAAATTTTTCTTAGCCAGATTTTGCAGTGGAATTTTATGCAGCCAATAGGGCTTCTTCTTTTTGTTTTTCCTAAAAGGATTAGCGAGTGAGTTGGGAATGTTGCTGATCAGAAACCCTATTCTTTTGCCTAGTTTTAATGTCTTGAGCCAGCTGGGGTCATCAATGTCGGCTATAAAGCGCGCTGGCTTTTGTAGCTCCGTTTTGCTGTCAGGGATATTCTGAAAAATAGCATAAAGGCTGTTTAGAAAATTTTCGTGCTCGATAGCCAAGTCGAGCGCCTCGGGCTTGGGTTTGATTCCGTCTATTTGAACGAGTAGTGTATTCTTGAAGTCAGATATTTGGCTGTGAGAGGTGCGTGTCTCTGCGGGTAAACTGTAAAAAGTATGAATGGCAGCCACAATCTGCAGCATCTGTTCGATTTCCAGATCCAATTGTTTGAAGATTTCTGTCTGATAATTCTCTTTCAAACATTGATCAATTTTGCCTACAAGTTCGTCTGCTATAGAAGCCATTGTGTTAATTTTAATCAGTAAAGGTTAGTAAATAAATAGGACAACATTATTAATTCAGCCTGTTAGATTATATTTTTTTAACCCCACTGTATTTAGTCATAAGACTGAGACGCAATAAATAGAAAAAGTAACGCAGAAATGTGTAATTGTTAGTTTTAGTAAAAATACCATCGATTGTATTGTTGATATTTTAATAAATACGTAGTATTTCGTTTATATATTTTCATTTTGGCAATAAATCGTCTGTAATATTGAATTATTTTTCAATGAAATTCCAGATTCCTTCGTAGGTTTGCAACGAGCTAGCGCCCATGATGCAACTGACCCAAAATTGTATTTCTAGCGAAGTATAAAAATTATAGCATAATATGGTGATTGGTGTAGTTAAATGCACGGAAGAAAATCTAGTAGCCTTAGTGCCACAAGTGGCTTCCAAATTAATCAAAGACGAATATCAGATTGTAGTAGAATCAGGTGCTGGCAAAGCATCTGGCTACAACGATGAAATATATGAATCTACAGGAGCGGTCATTTCATCTCGGGATGAAGTCCTATCTAAAGCAGACGTCATTCTTACAGGGACAGGTATTACAAAATCAGATGTAGACCTTATCAAAGCCGATGCAATATTGGTAGGTAAGTTTAACGGGCGTGTAGCCTCCGAACTCATTACTAATCTTAAAGAATGCAAGGCACAAGCTTTTAGCTTGGATTTATTGCCTCGCTCTACGATAGCACAATCTATGGATGTGTTGTCTTCTTTGGCTTCTTTGTCTGGGTACAAAGCGGTGGTAACAGCTGCAGACGAGTTTGCAGGTTATTTTCCAATGATGACAACCTCTGCAGGTACGATACCTCCAGCCAGAGTATTGATACTGGGCGCGGGAGTAGCAGGTTTGCAGGCCATCGCTACAGCCAAAAGGTTAGGAGCGATCGTGGAGGCCTTTGATGTGCGTACAGCTGTACGTGAAGAGGTTCAGAGCTTGGGAGCCAAATTTATAGAAGTAGAAGGTGCGCAAGAAGACAGTGCGGCTGGTGGATATGCCGTTGAGCAATCAGAAGAATACATCAGTAAGCAAAAGGAGCTGATTCATGAGACGGCTTTGAAAGCTGATGTAGTGATCACCACGGCTAACATCCCAGGACGTAAAGCACCAGTACTTATAGAAAATCGTACGGTTGAAGCGATGAAGCAAGGTAGTGTAATAGTAGACATGGCTTCTGCGAGCGGTGGCAATTGCGAATTGTCTAAAGATGCTGAAACGGTAGATATCGATGGCGTAAAAATCATCGGAGATGCCAAACTATACAACCTGATGGGCAAGCAAGCCAGCTTGTTGTATAGCAACAATATTTACAACTTTCTCAAATACATTCTCAAAGAAGGTAAGGACAACTTGCCCTACGACAGCGAGATTGTAAGCCAATCGCTGTTGAAAGTAGAAGAGCCCGTATCGGCCTAATTATTCCCATTAAATTCTAAAGACCATGTTTGAGATATTAGATTATCTGAAAGATCATGTGCTCATGATCAACTTATTAATTATTACCATTTACCTAGGTTTTGAAATCATTTCCAAAGTACCTACTGTACTGCATACGCCGCTTATGTCTGGGTCCAATGCCATCAGTGGGATTGTCATTATCGGAGCCATTATTTTGGTGAGACAGGCAGATAGTTCGGATTACCTGACACTCGTGTTGGGAGCCGTCGGTATCGTATTGGGTACTATCAATGTAGTAGGAGGTCATGCGGTGACCAACCGTATGTTAGAAATGTTTAAGAAGAAATAAGATGCAGTACATCGAATTATTATATATCGTATCAACCGTCCTTTTGATTGTCGGGTTGAGAAAATTGAGTAGCCCATCTACGGCAAGAAATGGAAACGTAATCGCAGCCTTAGGCATGGGATCGGCTATTTTGGTGTCCATATTCAGCCCAATGGCTAATGATCAGGGCAACCTGCTTTATATCTTCGGCGCGATAGCCGTAGGGTCTGTGATTGGAATGGTCTATTCCAAAAAAGTAGAAATGACAGGTATTCCTGAATTGGTTTCCGTATTCAATGGATTTGGTGGTGCTTGTGCAGTAAGTATAGCCATTTTAGAAGCATATAAGTTTGATGCGTCCTCGACCATTGGATTGATGGGCACTACTTATATGGCTTTGTTTATCGGAGGAGTGGCTTTTACGGGTAGTTTGATCGCTTATGGAAAATTGGCTGGCAAAGTGAAGGATTGGAAAAGCGGCATTTCATCGTATTTCAACCTTGTGTGGTTGGCACTCTGCTTAGGCTTGATCGTCTACCAAGTAGCGAACCCGTCTGCTTACGAATACTTACCAATCATCATTCTAGTCGTTTCATTAATTTATGGGTTGAGTTTCGTATGGCCTATCGGAGGAGCGGATATGCCCGTCGTTATTTCTTTGCTAAATGCTCTGACAGGTATAGCAGCAGCACTTGCAGGGATGGTGTATGGTAATATGGTGATGCTGTTGGGGGGTGTGCTTGTGGGGTCTTCAGGTGCCATTCTGACGATCCTCATGTGTCAGGCAATGAACCGATCATTGATCAATGTAGTGGTAGGAGGTTTTGGCGCTTCGGCCACTTCTGTAGCGGCTGATCAAGGTGATATCAAAGAAACTACGGCCAATGACACGGCCATTATGATGCGCTATGCACAAAACGTGATGGTGATCCCTGGATACGGGATGGCTGTGGCGCAAGCACAAAAGGCGTGTAAAGAGTTAGATAAAAGTTTGACCTCACGTGGCGTGAATGTGAACTATGCCATCCACCCAGTGGCAGGTCGCATGCCAGGTCATATGAACGTATTATTGGCGGAAGCCGATGTGCCGTACAACAAATTGATCGATCTCGATGATGCCAACAGTATGCTTTCAGATACGGATGTATGTCTGGTAGTAGGTGCTAACGACGTAGTGAATCCGTCGGCACTCGATGACCCAGGAAGCCCGATCTACGGCATGCCAGTATTAGAGATCCTCAATGCTAAAAATGTAATTGTGCTTAAAAGAGGAATGAGCAAAGGATACTCAGGTATCGAAAATCCGCTATTCTTCCACGATAAGACTAAAATGCTCTTTGGTGATGCCAAAGACACCATCGAAACGCTGAACAACGAAGTGAAAGTGATGGATTAAGTAAACACACGCCTTTCAAAGCTTAACACTCTGAAAGGCGTGTGTTTTTCATTCAGGAATATTAACACCCCATCCAGCGAAAAAAATAATCAAGACGTATGACATGAATTAGCTTAGGGCAAAATTCAGATTCATGCGAAAGATTTTTTCACCCTTCTTTATTTCAATTGTACTTTTTAGCTGTACGTCTAAGCCAATAGCTCTTTTCGAAGCCAGCGACTGGGCGTATGTAGGTGAATATAGTCTGGGGCTAGAAGGCCCTGCTGTGGATATAGAGGGCAATCTGTTTTTTGTAAACCCACAAAAAAACGGAACCATAGGTAGACTGTTGCCCACTGGTCAATTCGATTTGTATATAGACAGTTTGCCTCAGGGAAGTGTGGCCAATGGTATTCGGTTTGGCAATGATGGCCTTATGTATCTCGCCGATTATGTCAATCATAATATTTTGACTATCGATCCTGTGCATCGTGAAGTAGTGGTTTTTGCACACGATAGCACCATGAATCAGCCCAATGACCTTGCGATCAGCGAAAGGGGTGTATTGTTTGCGAGTGATCCCAATTGGGTCGACAGTACAGGTAATCTATGGCGAGTAGAGCTGGATGGGAAATTTGTAAAACTGGCCGATAACATGGGTACCACCAATGGTATAGAAGTGGCCCCAGGTGATCGTTTCCTTTATGTAAATGAAAGTGCACAGCGAAAAATTTGGGCTTTTGACTTGAGTCCAGAAGGGGAGATATCCAACAAACGATTGTTGATCCAATTTGCAGATCATGGCCTCGATGGCATGCGTTGCGATACCGCTGGCAATCTGTATGTAGCGCGATATGGCAAAGGGGTCATTGCTGTGATATCGCCAGCAGGTGAACTACTGCAAGAAGTAGAACTCAAAGGGCTAAAGCCGACCAACATAGCCTTTGGCGGCTTAGACGGGCGCACCTGTTATGTGACTTGTCAGGATCGAGGATATATCGAGACTTTTCATAGCGAATACCCCGGACGCAGTTGGGCTTTGCGGCCATAAGATACTTGTCGGATTTTTGTCTCTAAAGAGATTTTTCTTCTGCCATGCGAAACTAAAATGGGTATAATCGGTACATTTATCTCATGTACGTTTCGATTACCCGCCTTAAGCTTAAGTCTATTTGGCTCTTGCCAAAATTTGCCAAACAATCTGGAAGAGTAGCCAAGCAGGCCCAAGACTCTCCAGGGTATATTAAGGTGAAACTCTCCAATCGCTGGTTTAGATACTTTTATACGCTGACTCTATGGAGGTCTCGAGCAGATATGCAGCAGTTTGTGATACATGGCGATCACAAAGTAGCGATGCAGGAATGGAGCAAATTTGCAACTGAAGTAAAGGCTCTGGGTTATGAAACAGAGGCCGCACCCAAGTGGAAAGAGGTACGCAAACGAATAGCAACCGAAGGAAAGACCACACGTTAAATTTATCGATGAATAGGATAGATAGACTTACGGCCATCATGCTCAAGCTACAGAGCAAAAGATATGTAACGATAGACGACATCGCAGAGCAGTATAGCATCAGTGAACGCACCGTTTTTAGAGACATCAAGGCACTGGGAGAGGCAGGTGTACCTATTGGGTTTGAAAAAGACCGAGGGTACTATATTGTAGAAGGTTATAGCATACCTCCTGTCATGTTTACCAAAGAGGAGGCCGGAGCTATCTTGTTGGCTAGCAAACTACTCAAACGGCAAGGTGATCAGTCGCTAGTAGATCATTTCGAGCAAGCTTTGACCAAAATCAGAGCCGTGTTGAAAAACACTCAAAAAGACTATGTGCAAGAACTAGAAAAATATATCGAAGTCGTTTCCCCAAATGTGTCCGTAGAAAAAGCCTTTCCAGATTTGTATTTGACTGACATTAAAGATGCGTTGGTTCATCATCAAATCTTATCATTTGAGTATTATGCTAATTATAGCGATAGCTATTCGTCGCGAGAAGTAGAGCCCTTAGGTATTTGCCATTATGCCAATCATTGGCATCTGATCGCCTATTGCCGTATGCGCCATGGCATTCGTGATTTTCGTACAGATCGCATCAGCAAGCTCCATGTGTTAGATCAGTTTTTTGACCCATCGCTTAGAGATGATTTCAAGGAGCATATATTCGTTCGTCAGATGTCTCAGGACGTTAGAGAGATCAGGGTTTTGTTTGAACCCGATGTGGCACGATTGATTGGAGATCAACGCTATTATTATGGTTTTATAGAAGAAAAGAAAACCGAGGCTGGCGTAGAGATGATTTTTATGGTGGGTGAGTGCGAATACTTTGCCCGCTGGCTACTCATGTTTACCGATCGTGTGCGAATTCTCAATTCTGAAAAACTGGAACAACAAATACAGCAATTCATAGAGCAACTGAGTAGTCACTATGCCATGGTACATTAATTTTTTATTAAAAAATAAACGCTTTAAAATTCACTGACATAGGGTTGTCAGTAGAGGGTATTTCATTTGTATAAATCAAATTCAAAAAAAAACTAAACTTTATACAAATGACCGATCAAGTAGTGGAATTGGTGATTTACAAAATCAAACCCAACCAAGTGGAAAATTACCAATCCAAAATCATTCATCATTTTAGAGAACTGGTCAAAAGCTTTGACGGCATGATAGGGTATAAAACCTATTGTGCGATCAAGGAAGAGGGATTGTTCGTGGATCAGGTAGAGTGGCGGGATTTGGCAAGTGCCGAATTTGCTGCAGAAAAAGTGAAAGAAATGCAGGACGATGAGATCTATGCTCCTTATCTGTCGGCATTCGAAGAAGTTAAATTTTTCTTACATCTCAAACATGTAGCCTAATGGAAAAGCTGAATCTTGTAAAACAACACCCTGCCTACTATAAGGCGCAAAACAAACCGGTAGAAGTTGAAATTGAGCCTGTTCATTGTTTGACAATTAGTGGGATAGGAGCGCCAGAAGAAGAGCGGTTTCAGTCAAGTGTAGGAGCAATATATGCGGTGGCTTATACGGTAAAAAAGTATGCGAAATCAGAACAGAATGATTTTGTAGTGCCTAAGATGGAGGCTTTTTGGTGGGTAGACGAAGGACTCGTTTTTGATGAAACCCCAAAGTCTGACTGGCAGTGGCAGTTGATGATCCGAATGCCTGATTTGGTGTCCGACGAGCATGTAGATCAGGCGGTAGAGGAGGTGATCAAAAAGAAGGGCATATGTCTAGCCAATGAAGTACAGCTCAAGGCTATTCATGAAGGTCGATGTGTGCAAGTCTTGCACGTCGGGTCTTATTACGAAGAAGGGCCTTCGATCAAAAAAATATTGGAGTATATGAAATCAAATGGTTTGGAAATGAATGGTTATCATCACGAGATTTACCTGTCAGATCCTACACGTACCGCTGTAGAAAAGCTGAAAACCATTATTAGGTACGCGGTAAAATAGCGAAGATTACTTAGATAAAACGACATGGCAGAGCCACTGAAAAATGAATTTAATGCATCGTTTGTTGCCCAACTGGGTAGCCAGCTGAGCGACAAAGACTCATCCTTCCGATTGGAGGCCTTTGTTGCCGCTGTTCTCGATGAAGAGTGGGAGGGGCGTGAACTTAAAAACCGAATGAGACATCTTACGTGTATGATTCGGTCGCATACGGCCTTGGTTTTTTTGGATCAGCTAGAAGTGATGAAGTCACTTGCTGTACACTATAGTGGCCTGCAAGGCATGACTTTCCCGGATTTTGTGGAAGTATACGGTCAGGAGTATTTGGCAGAATCTCTGGTGGCCATGAAGCACATGACTCAATACTCCACGGCCGAATTTGCCATTCGTCCTTTCATTATCAAATATGAAAAAGAAGTAATGAATACTCTGCTCGACTGGAGTATGGATGCCAACGAGCATGTGAGAAGGTTGTCGTCAGAAGGTTGCCGTCCGAGGTTGCCTTGGGCGATGGCTTTGCCTGCTTTCAAGAAAGATCCGAAGTTGATTTTGCCCATTCTGGAAAACCTGAAGGCTGATGATTCGCTCTACGTTAGAAAAAGTGTGGCCAACAACCTTAATGACATCACCAAGGATCATGTAGCGTTGGCTTTGGATTTGGGTGAGCGCTGGTATGGAGATTGTACACATACCAATTGGGTCGTGAAGCATGGGTTGAGAAATCTACTGAAACAAGGTCATCCTCGTGCTTTGCAAGTGATTGGTTTCGATGATAAAGCCAAATTTTCAGTGCCTGTATGCTCGCTCTCGGAGCGTAAGTTGAAAATAGGAGATGTTTTGCATTTTGAGTTTGAAGTAGTAAGTGAGGAAGCTCAATTAGCTTTTGCTAAAGTCGGTTTTGTGGTGTCTTATCAAAAGGCAAATGGTACACTTTCGGATAAAATTTTTCATGTTGCAGAAAAGGAGTTTGACAGAGGGTCGTCCTTCTGGTTCAAAAAGAAGCTCTCTTTTAAAGACCTCTCCACCCGCAAACACTACTTGGGTAGACACAAGTTGGGCATTTTGGTTAATGGTAAAAAACTGACAGACGAAGTGTTTGAATTGGTTTGAAAGTGAAGCAGGGCTAGGCATTTGAAAATTTGGTGCTTAAATTTAAGGACTAAAATCACAGGCCATGACCGACGGAACCATCAGAACAAATATACAAGTAGGCGCAGCAGTAGAGGTCGTACAGAAGCACCACCAGCGCTCTGGAGAACTCACAGAAGGAATCGTAAAGCGCTTGCTCACGAAGTCCCCCAAGCACACCCATGGCATCAAAGTTCAGTTAGAAACTGGCGAAGTAGGTCGGGTGAAAAACATCCTTAACGACTAAGCTACGCTGAATTCAGAATCCAGTTAGGATTAACCTGTAGGAAAGGAATACTTAGAAACAGGTATTTACTGCCAGTAAGTAATTAATGACCTTTGGAATCATTGGCCGAATAGGTAAATTCGGTTTTAATCATTTCTAAACTTAATTTTAATTACTATGAAAACACTGCGCTATTTGCCAGCCTTCTTTGTGATGGTTGGTTTGTATTCATGTGGGTCTAATGCTGGTAATGATAAAAGCATAGCCAAGTTGACAGCCGAAAGAGACTCTTTGAAAATGGAGTTGGAGAGATTAGCTCCAAAGGAATTTGTATACTTTATCGATAGTTCGGAAAGCAACAAATCCGCAAAAGAGGAACTGTGTGAGAATTTAGCAAACAGCATGGCTTCTCCTACTGCTACAGCCAATTCATTTATTAACGCACCCGAAGCAGCTAAAAAAATCAGAAATTGGATTAACACGAAACGTTCAATATACACACAGCGGTATTTTTATGAAGAGTCTGACGATATCCTTGCGTTCTATTTTCCTCTTGAGAATGTACAGGAACTATTGAAAAGAATAAAGAACCACCCAAATGCCAATGATATTGCAGGGATCAGGGTGTACTATGGTGCAAAATCTGGAACCGTGCCCGACGCATTCATGATACCAGTGAAAAAAGACTTGTCTGACATCGTAAAAGTATATTATAAGGAAGGAGAAGAGATTCCTGATGTAGTCGCTCAAGACCCTCCTCCAGTATTGAATAAATCTCTCCCATGTCCTAATTCATGTCCTTGATGGAGATGGAAAAATGGGTGGTATATGGATCGATGTTTAGTGTACTACTGCCTCTTATTATAGGCAGTAGTACCTTAATGAACAAGCCCGACAAGGGTGTCCTGCCCATATTACTACTTCTTTTATTATCATTTCTGACTGACCTAATTTGTTATTTTTATGCCCCTTATGGCCCCACTTATTGGATCATCAATTTATTCTCGATCTTTGAGATTTTAATCCTTGGGTTTATTTATTCTACACAATGGAAATCTAGGTTTATTTTTTTGATTGTTCCGATCATTTGGTGTGTCGCATTTGGCATCAAATTATTTGAAAACATAAATGGTTTTCATGGCGAATATTTTGCAATCAGTTCATTTATCGTCATGGCATTTGCATGTTATGCTTTCTACAGGATTTTTATAGAAGAGAGCGTATTGTCACTCGAATCCTATTATTTCTTTTGGATCAATACAGGGTTTCTAATTTATGCATCGGGGAGTTTGTTTTCTTTTTTACTTAGTCATCATATTTTAATGGAAAACGAATCGTCCTGGATGCTACACAATGCTGCCAATATTCTTAAAAACCTACTTTTTGCCATCGGCCTATGGAAAGCCAGACTCACCCGTTAAATACCGAAATGGTGCTCATATTAGGCACCAGTGGTATGCTGCTGCTCACCACAGTAATTGTGCTGTTTGTTTATCTATATCAGCGCAAGCTCATTAAGCGCAAGCTGGAATACCAAGAAATCGAAGACCTGCTCAAAAAACAAGAGCTAAAATCGGCCTATGCGATACTAGAGGGGCAAGACCGAGCCTACAAGCAAGTAGCCGAAGAGCTGCACGACAATCTCGGTAGTATGCTCGTTACCCTCAATATGCTCTCTGATACACTGCCCAAGAAAACGGATCCAGAGTCGCTAAAAGTACTGGCAGATAAGATCAGTTCGGTTACTACACAGGCCACCGAAGCCACTCGACAGATTTCGCATAGTTTGCATTCGGGGGCACTCAAGCATTTCGGGCTCGCTGTAGCTATACAGGAGCTGATAGATGCACTCAACGAAAGCCATAGCATCACAGTAAGCAGTCATATTGATCTGGGCGAGGAATTAGAAAATCAGGTCAATGTACAACTGTACCGTATTGTTCAGGAGCTGGTCAACAATACGTTGAAGCACGCCAAAGCCAGTACCATCAACATGGACTTGTCTAAGACTCCTGAGTTTCTTACCTTGATATTTGAAGACAATGGCATTGGATTCGATCTTCATCAGCAGGGAGAAAAAGGACTGGGGTTGAAAAACCTGAAAGCCAGAGTAGATCGTCTCGACGGCCAGATCACCATAGAAAGTAACAAAGGTAAGGGAACCACCAACATCATAGAAATACCGATATGAACACCATAAAAGTTTTGCTTGCCGATGATCATACCATTGTGATGGAGGGACTTCAGG contains the following coding sequences:
- a CDS encoding NAD(P) transhydrogenase subunit alpha → MVIGVVKCTEENLVALVPQVASKLIKDEYQIVVESGAGKASGYNDEIYESTGAVISSRDEVLSKADVILTGTGITKSDVDLIKADAILVGKFNGRVASELITNLKECKAQAFSLDLLPRSTIAQSMDVLSSLASLSGYKAVVTAADEFAGYFPMMTTSAGTIPPARVLILGAGVAGLQAIATAKRLGAIVEAFDVRTAVREEVQSLGAKFIEVEGAQEDSAAGGYAVEQSEEYISKQKELIHETALKADVVITTANIPGRKAPVLIENRTVEAMKQGSVIVDMASASGGNCELSKDAETVDIDGVKIIGDAKLYNLMGKQASLLYSNNIYNFLKYILKEGKDNLPYDSEIVSQSLLKVEEPVSA
- a CDS encoding NAD(P) transhydrogenase subunit alpha, encoding MFEILDYLKDHVLMINLLIITIYLGFEIISKVPTVLHTPLMSGSNAISGIVIIGAIILVRQADSSDYLTLVLGAVGIVLGTINVVGGHAVTNRMLEMFKKK
- a CDS encoding NAD(P)(+) transhydrogenase (Re/Si-specific) subunit beta, coding for MQYIELLYIVSTVLLIVGLRKLSSPSTARNGNVIAALGMGSAILVSIFSPMANDQGNLLYIFGAIAVGSVIGMVYSKKVEMTGIPELVSVFNGFGGACAVSIAILEAYKFDASSTIGLMGTTYMALFIGGVAFTGSLIAYGKLAGKVKDWKSGISSYFNLVWLALCLGLIVYQVANPSAYEYLPIIILVVSLIYGLSFVWPIGGADMPVVISLLNALTGIAAALAGMVYGNMVMLLGGVLVGSSGAILTILMCQAMNRSLINVVVGGFGASATSVAADQGDIKETTANDTAIMMRYAQNVMVIPGYGMAVAQAQKACKELDKSLTSRGVNVNYAIHPVAGRMPGHMNVLLAEADVPYNKLIDLDDANSMLSDTDVCLVVGANDVVNPSALDDPGSPIYGMPVLEILNAKNVIVLKRGMSKGYSGIENPLFFHDKTKMLFGDAKDTIETLNNEVKVMD
- a CDS encoding SMP-30/gluconolactonase/LRE family protein, coding for MRKIFSPFFISIVLFSCTSKPIALFEASDWAYVGEYSLGLEGPAVDIEGNLFFVNPQKNGTIGRLLPTGQFDLYIDSLPQGSVANGIRFGNDGLMYLADYVNHNILTIDPVHREVVVFAHDSTMNQPNDLAISERGVLFASDPNWVDSTGNLWRVELDGKFVKLADNMGTTNGIEVAPGDRFLYVNESAQRKIWAFDLSPEGEISNKRLLIQFADHGLDGMRCDTAGNLYVARYGKGVIAVISPAGELLQEVELKGLKPTNIAFGGLDGRTCYVTCQDRGYIETFHSEYPGRSWALRP
- a CDS encoding helix-turn-helix transcriptional regulator, whose translation is MNRIDRLTAIMLKLQSKRYVTIDDIAEQYSISERTVFRDIKALGEAGVPIGFEKDRGYYIVEGYSIPPVMFTKEEAGAILLASKLLKRQGDQSLVDHFEQALTKIRAVLKNTQKDYVQELEKYIEVVSPNVSVEKAFPDLYLTDIKDALVHHQILSFEYYANYSDSYSSREVEPLGICHYANHWHLIAYCRMRHGIRDFRTDRISKLHVLDQFFDPSLRDDFKEHIFVRQMSQDVREIRVLFEPDVARLIGDQRYYYGFIEEKKTEAGVEMIFMVGECEYFARWLLMFTDRVRILNSEKLEQQIQQFIEQLSSHYAMVH
- a CDS encoding GyrI-like domain-containing protein — protein: MEKLNLVKQHPAYYKAQNKPVEVEIEPVHCLTISGIGAPEEERFQSSVGAIYAVAYTVKKYAKSEQNDFVVPKMEAFWWVDEGLVFDETPKSDWQWQLMIRMPDLVSDEHVDQAVEEVIKKKGICLANEVQLKAIHEGRCVQVLHVGSYYEEGPSIKKILEYMKSNGLEMNGYHHEIYLSDPTRTAVEKLKTIIRYAVK
- a CDS encoding DNA alkylation repair protein, yielding MAEPLKNEFNASFVAQLGSQLSDKDSSFRLEAFVAAVLDEEWEGRELKNRMRHLTCMIRSHTALVFLDQLEVMKSLAVHYSGLQGMTFPDFVEVYGQEYLAESLVAMKHMTQYSTAEFAIRPFIIKYEKEVMNTLLDWSMDANEHVRRLSSEGCRPRLPWAMALPAFKKDPKLILPILENLKADDSLYVRKSVANNLNDITKDHVALALDLGERWYGDCTHTNWVVKHGLRNLLKQGHPRALQVIGFDDKAKFSVPVCSLSERKLKIGDVLHFEFEVVSEEAQLAFAKVGFVVSYQKANGTLSDKIFHVAEKEFDRGSSFWFKKKLSFKDLSTRKHYLGRHKLGILVNGKKLTDEVFELV
- a CDS encoding YwbE family protein, producing MTDGTIRTNIQVGAAVEVVQKHHQRSGELTEGIVKRLLTKSPKHTHGIKVQLETGEVGRVKNILND
- a CDS encoding sensor histidine kinase, translating into MESQTHPLNTEMVLILGTSGMLLLTTVIVLFVYLYQRKLIKRKLEYQEIEDLLKKQELKSAYAILEGQDRAYKQVAEELHDNLGSMLVTLNMLSDTLPKKTDPESLKVLADKISSVTTQATEATRQISHSLHSGALKHFGLAVAIQELIDALNESHSITVSSHIDLGEELENQVNVQLYRIVQELVNNTLKHAKASTINMDLSKTPEFLTLIFEDNGIGFDLHQQGEKGLGLKNLKARVDRLDGQITIESNKGKGTTNIIEIPI